A region from the Streptosporangium sp. NBC_01756 genome encodes:
- a CDS encoding cyclodeaminase/cyclohydrolase family protein, with the protein MRDEKIGDFLARLADRVPAPGGGASAALHAAQAAALLGMVARYSTGEKYAEHRAVIERIITETDELRALALRLAEDDAAAFTAVTDAYKLPRDTDAAKDARSAAIATALIGAGRPPAEVITVARTAVELAEELLPIGNRNVVTDIAAATEAARAAATTARVNVEINLGGIKDEQVRAELAAEAAKVDEIAARAERVTAAVRKEIST; encoded by the coding sequence ATGCGCGACGAGAAGATCGGTGACTTCCTGGCCCGGCTCGCCGACCGCGTGCCGGCCCCGGGCGGCGGCGCGTCGGCGGCTCTGCACGCCGCGCAGGCCGCGGCGCTGCTGGGGATGGTCGCCCGCTACAGCACCGGCGAGAAGTACGCCGAGCACCGGGCGGTCATCGAGCGGATCATCACCGAGACCGACGAGTTGCGCGCCCTGGCGCTGCGGCTGGCCGAGGACGACGCGGCGGCGTTCACCGCCGTCACCGACGCCTACAAGCTCCCCCGGGACACCGACGCGGCCAAGGACGCCCGGTCGGCCGCCATCGCCACGGCGCTGATCGGTGCCGGCAGGCCGCCGGCCGAGGTCATCACGGTCGCCCGGACCGCCGTCGAGCTGGCCGAGGAGCTCCTGCCGATCGGCAACCGCAACGTCGTCACCGACATCGCCGCCGCCACCGAGGCCGCCCGCGCGGCGGCGACCACCGCCCGGGTGAACGTCGAGATCAACCTCGGCGGCATCAAGGACGAGCAGGTCCGCGCCGAGTTGGCCGCCGAGGCCGCCAAGGTCGACGAGATCGCCGCCCGCGCCGAGCGGGTCACCGCGGCCGTCCGCAAGGAGATCAGCACGTGA